Genomic segment of Methanolobus mangrovi:
GCAGCCACAAAAGATGAATAATGTGCGAGTCCGTCAAGCACAACATAATCTCCTTCCTGTGCCATTGAGTGCATAACCATAAACTTAGATTCCCTTGCTCCATGCGTAATTCTCACTGCATCCGCATCAAGGAATGCAGGCAAAGCATCATGGATGAACTCCTGTATGGGGGGTTTCTTGATAAGGTCAAGCACACCGCCACAGAAATCACAAACTGAATATCCGTCTCCCCATTCAAGTAATGCCTTTCGGGCATCTTCTGTAAGTCTGCCGCCTGTCTGGAGCGGGTCGATGTTTATCGCATCCTTAGGACCGCGCTCTATAAATCCAAATTTGCTGAGAGTAGAATCATCCAGTTCCATAATGTTTCCTCTGTAAGAATTATAGTGAATACTAAACTTTCCAATACTAGTTAAAAATGTTCATTCTAAATTAGTTACATCCTTTATCCCGGTATATAGCCTACGCTATAAAAAAGCTATTAAAAAAGAAAAGATAAGCACCTATTGGTGCTACTTCAGACATCTACGGCAGTTTTAAAAACTGACATAAACTCGTCACAATGCGTCACAATGCTTTTTGCCGCATCCTTTACAGCTTCAATAGGGTCTACACCTTCAGTTTTCACAAAAAGTATAGGGTCACTTATTGACACGTGTTTCATGTCGTATGTTGCTATCTGAACTCTTGTGTCATCAAGCAGGGCTGACTTAAGCATGTTGAGAAGAGTGTGGTTCTCTCCTATGATCTCAAGATGCATCTCATCATCAGTTTTATCAATGATCTTTAATTCCATCTTTATCTCACCTGAATTATATGATAATCTTTAGAATATTCCGGTTCCGTATTCAGAAGAGATCTTCCTTCTTTCTACGCGCCCGCATTCCGGACATTTCAATCTGTTGTTGTCTTTCACAAGATCCGATCTGCATCTTGAACAATATGCCTTCATTACGCCAAGGGTCTCGCCATCCGTGCTCAGACGCATGTTCTGGGTATTAATTACTTTTGCCTTTACTATATCTGAAAGGGCAAACTCCTGGCCAAGATTCTTGACATAGGAATCCTTTACGTTAGAAACGTGGATGGCTGCTGCACCATTTGTCTGGAATTCACGCTCTCCCTTGCCTTTGATAGCTCCTATTTCAACAAGAGCGACTGAATCACGCATATTGACGACATTTCCCACAATGATGTCTCCTTCAGCAATCTCAGGGGGAGTGCTTGTCTGGGGAACAATGGAAATAGTCCTTGATTTCTTGTCTATCTTTACGTATCCGGTACTGAGTGAATGGATATCTGCCACGTTGACATAGGTTCCATTACCTGCCACGAATTCTTCTGTAGTTCCTACAAAATCGCCGGGCATTACAAAAACACTTTCTTCTGTGCTAACGTCGTCTTCTGTGTCCATTTCATCATCTTCCGTAGACCCTTTTGCGGGTTTCATATTCTTCTTTCCTGCTTCACTGCTTCGAATCTGTTCCTTTTCATCTTTTGCGGAACCCTTTGTGAGCTCTTTCGGTGCACCAGTAGCCTCCGGTCCTTTCACAGGAACCTTTTCTTCACTAACCTGCTGGTCTCCGGAATTAGATGATTTGATCTTCCTACGTGAAGTCTTTCGTCTATTTCTTATCCTAATTAGAATCCCTCTTGTAATCTGAAATTAATATAAAAATGTATAAAATTCATGAACCATTTTTCAGTAAGAACTACATTTGTTAAAGTACTATCGCACTATACGATAAATTTCTACCTTCACCATTTCTACTTCTTTCTTATGAAATTTAAATGTTCGTTTTATTGGAAATGCCGTTGTGTACCAATCTGTTATCCTGGCATCACCTATGAACTTACTGATAAAATTATGGCTGCCGCAGTTATGAATGGAATATATCACATCACTGGTTTTCAACGCACTTAAAAGAAACGGTCGGTCATTCCCTTTGGCCTGCGCACCGAATGGCGGGTTCATAACAACCGTATCAGCATGCCCTTCAACCTCAAATACATCGTTGTGGACAAACTCAACATCCACTCCAAGTTTTTCAGCATTCTTCCGGGCAATTTCCAGGGCTTTCCTGTCCAGATCAAAACCAACGACCTTTTCCGCCCCAAGCAACTTTGCTCCGATTGCAAGTATTCCTGTTCCACATCCCAGATCGAAAACAGTTCCCTCAAGGTCACCCTGCATGTAAGCAAAATGTAACATCTCTGCAGCAAGCAGCGCCGGGGTGACATACTGCTCAAGTGAAACACTGGGATTATCAAAACCCTCTACCTGTTCAAGCAAGATCTCGAGTTTTCGCTGTTTCAATTTCATTCACCTGTGATCTCATCAAAAACAAGGTCTTCCCATTGCTTCTCACCAAGGACTATTTCAAATTCCATTGGAGTCAGCATTGGGGAGTGGAATCTCCCAACTTCATCAATGGCAAGCCGGGGGCATGCAGTATTTACAAACGCATCTACCTTGAACTGCAATAACTGGTCAGGGGTCACAAGGTCCATTGTAAAAATATATGCATCTTTGCCGTGTTCCTTTGCCATACTTTTCAGTTCCTCAGCCAGAGCCATACGTTCCTGTCCAGGCTTTGTTGACACCACAATTCCAAATACTTCAGCATCAAGTGACTTTGCTATAGCTGCACTCCTTTGCCTTAGAATCCTGGAATTATCTGCATCTCTAAGTTCATTGACAAATGGATCTGCGATCAGTACTCGTTTTTTAGTTGCCAGGGAAACGCCAAGGGGGTGGAACTGTCCGCTTCCAATGTAGAGATATTCATCACACTCTTCTTTCCTGGCAGCAGAGAAATTACATCCCAGTACCTGTCCAGGATATGCTATCTTGCTGTCACCTGCACATATGATGCACTCTTTTCCGTGTTCTTTCAGAATAGAAGCTGCATCTTCAAGCTTATGCACATGCTGAACCGTAGTTATCAGGCCTATTTTCTGTCCCGTAAGCTCATTGACAGCCAGTTTCACAACATCCTTAACATCTACGTCCGATCTTGTCTCAATAAAATATACTTTTTGCGAAAGTTTGTTATCATCAAGGTGTGCATGACCAAAATGAAACATAATCTCTACTTTGTCCAGTAAAGCAACATCAAGGTCGCATGCTCCAAAGCAAGGGTTTCCTGATATGAATATTACAGAGCCAGTCTCTTTCTCTATCCTTGAGGCAATTCCCGGGGAACGCCTCTTGAAACCTTCAGGAAACTGCAATCCTATGACTTTTGCACCTGTGTCCTTTATGACAGAGATTATACGGTCCAGCTGGAAATCGAATGCTTCTCCTTCACTCATGGGTATCCTCTATGGTCACACCGTTTTCAGTTACATCGATACGTATCAGAGTCTTTATATCAATCCCAATATCCTTTAATCTTGAAAGGCCATCACCACGTTCGATAACGACAATGGTATCCGTGATTATAGCACCAATATCCTCAAGGGCTTTTATTAGTGAGACAAGGGTGCCACCTGTGCTTATCACATCATCGACGATGAGCACCTTGTCACCTTTCCTTACATCATTCACATAAAGCTCGCCCTTTGAGTAACCTGTTTCCTGTGAAAGTTTTATTTCACCATCAAGTCCATAAGGCCTCTTTCTGATAATTGAGAACGGAATTCCCGTTTTCATGGATATTGATGTGGCAAGGGGAATTCCCATAGCCTCTATGGCAAGTATCTTGTCAAAGTCCTTGCTGACTATTCCTACTATGTGCTCTGTTATCTCTTCAAGCAGTTCCGGTTCAAGCTGCGGAACACCGTCTGATATTGGATGAATAAAATAATAATAATCGCCCCTGCGCACAATAGGAGCATTCAACAGGGATTCACGAAGTATCTTTAGCATAGTTACCGCTTACTACCTGCCAATATATAAAAACAGACCGTTGGGGGGAAACCCTCACGGTCATACTGCAACAAAAGCTGTCTTCTGATCTCTTTCCTGCTTTATAGCTGAATAAAGGGCTTCCTTGCTCAGTGATTTAGGATGATAATAACTTCCATTGCTTTGCATGGCAACTTCCTTGACAAGTCTGGAGCCAGTATCACTTATATCAACTACAAGAATGTTGATGTGGTTCTCAGCTATCTGTTTACAAACCTGTATGATCTCCCTTCTGATATTACCTCCAAGGTGAAGGGGCGAGTTTGCAGTTCCGTCCGTGACAAGTATCATTATAGGTACGGCTGAAGGTTCTTTTTTCAGTTCCCTGAGTAGTGTGTCCAGTCCCCTGAGCAATCCGGAGGCCATTGGCGTCGTACCTCCGAAAGGTACCTTCTCAAGATAACGCTTTGCAGCTTCAACTGATGAAGTGAATGGAAGGACCAGTTCACCGGAACGCCCGCTGTATGTTACAAGTGAGACCCTGTCCCTGCGTTGATATGCGTCTTTCAGGAGTGCAAGAACCACGCTGGTCGTTATCTGAACTTTTTCCTGTTCATCCATGGAACCGGAAGTATCAAAAACGATATTTATCAGACTGGAAATACGTCTCCTTCTTACCTTTTCCCGGATATCGCTCTTTTTGATCTCGATCTTCCCGTCCTTCGCATGATGTGCTGCCGCGCGAACCGTAGGTGCAATGGCTATATCTGTGATCTTCTCGCCGGGCATTCTGTATCTCACATAACGCCCACGTTTGCTTTTAGTTAGCACTTCTGCTCGTCTTCCTGACTTCAACCTGCCTAAGGCGAGCCTTTTCTTCTGCGAGTTGTGAGCAAATTCATTAAGGATCTTGCCAACGGTCTTGTCTTCCTTAAGGTCTTCAAACAACTTCTCCGAGCCTGACTTTTTACTGGTGGCTTTGGATTCAAACTTAAACTCCTCTTCCAGATCGTTATGGGAAAGGATGTGAACGTATTCCTTTGGAGTAAGTTCCACAAGAACTTCAGGTTCATGCAGGCAAACAGGGGAGGATGACTCAAAGATACTTTCTTCGAATACTGGTGGACGAATGCTCTCAAAAGCAAACTCATCAGTTGATTCCTTTGTCTTGTTTGTATCGGGTTTCAGTATATCGGCAAAAGCTGATCTTTCAGGATCATATTTAGAAGCGTCTTTTTCTGCCAAGTCTACAAAAGCAGCTTCGGGTATCGGACCAGTAACCAATGAGCTGTCCGTTTCCTCTCTTTCAGACGTTAACACCGGAGCGTCATCCAATGGCACATTATTCTGAGGATTTTTGAATACTGCTGCAACAGCTGTATCTGAAGTACCTATCAGTGGTGTGAAGAAAGCACCAGGCTCCATTGTCATGTGATCTGAATCTGCAACAATGTAGACATCCTCTATCTCATCAGGTCTTATCTGCTCCATATTCTTATAGAGGTTATCATACAGGATCTCGGTATCATCCTTTGAAAAATCAGAAACCGAGTTTTTGGGGATACGCAACCCAAGCAGAGGAACACCTATGTACATTACTTTTATGCCATAATTGCGCGGAAGATTCCTGCGCAGACGTTGGACAAGTTCACTCTCGGTCATCCCCAAACCTCTCTTATATATTTCCGTCTACAACAGCCCTTAGCTGGTCCACACTGAACTCTTCTTCTTCAAATGGCTTCTTACGCATTCTGTGGGGGAGGACCATCTCAGATGCCTCGATGATGTCATCGTTGGTAATGCGTTCTCTGCCTTCGTAGGCTGCATTTGTACGGGCTGCCCGCTCTATCATAATATCTGCACGGTGTCCGTCCACATTGAAAGCGATACAAATTTCTGCAATTGTGCGCAGATTTTCTCTTGTACTGGACACTCTCGGAAGCAGTTGCATAGCCTTTACTATTTTTGAGCGCAGTTTTTCCTGCTCAGCTTCGTAATCACGTATGAATTGTTTTGGATCATCATTGAATCCGTTTCGTCGTTCTACAATCTCGATACGCTGTTCAACATCATAGATTCCGGTGACCTCTACCTGCAAAGCTATTCTGTCAAGCAGTTGTGGGCGAAGTTCTCCTTCCTCCGGGTTCATACTTCCTACAATAATGAAATTTGCAGGATGGCTGACACTAACACCTTCACGCTCAACAGTGTTCACGTTCATAGCTGCAGCATCAAGAAGTGCGTCAACTACAAAGTCATCCAGCAGGTTTATCTCATCAACATAAAGAATTCCACGGTTTGCCTGTGCAAGGATGCCAGGGTCAAATGCCTGCACACCCTGGCGCACAGCTTTTTCAATATCCAGACTACCGACAACCCTGTCTTCAGTAGCGCCCACAGGAAGATCTACTACCTTTGTCTGGCGTTTATTAACGTTAAGTGTTCCCTTTCTCTTCTTTTCTGTACATTCCCAACAGAACTTGTCAGGGTCTTTAGGGTCACAATTGAATTTGCATCCTTCTACAACTTCAATCTCTGGCAGTACCTCTGCTAAACCTCTTACCGCCGTGGATTTAGCAGTACCTTTCTGTCCACGTATCAGTACTCCTCCAATCGAAGGATTGATTGTATTCAGTATGAGCGCTCTTAGCATTTTTTCCTGCCCTACTATGGCAGATATGGGGTAGAGCACTCTTTCTGTCCTTGTGGCCTTGCGGGCAATGTCTTCCAGATATTGTGAAGGAGCTTCCGCGGTTTTTGGAACTTCTTTTATTGTCCCGGTTATACTTGAACTCATATTATCGCCTTTCCAGCATGAAATCTTGCATATTGTTACTTGTCAGTTGAATTTACAGATACCTTAGTATGATCGCAGAAATAAGAGCCAGGAATAAGAGTACCAGCCCACCGGCGAAAAAGGCAAACACTATTTTGATATGCACATTCTTTTCTGCGTTCTTTGCAAGTGCGTTAAGCTCATACAAGGAAAATGAAGAACTCAACAGGAAAAGAATAGACGATAACAGCAACAATGATCCTGCTACCAGGATATACTCTGCTGTCCATGTAAGGGCCTTTGCATTCAATAGGTCAAGAAAAAAGTCTTTCCCATGTCTTACATATGATGCCGTTATCCATAGCATAGTGTAAGCAATCTCTGCGGCGCCCATTATTACCGAGCAGATCGCAGTTGTCATAAGCGTGACCATCATCCCTATATCAGGGATGTCAATATCGATTTTCCATTCATCACCCACAATTTCACCTTGAGAGCCTGTTTTGTACGGTATACCCTCTAATTGAAGGTACAGAATATATGTGCTAAAATAATAAAAATATACCCATTAAAATATTTAGCGGTGTAAATGGTAATAAAAAGAAAAGCCAGCAGAACTATCAGGTAGTTCTACATTAATTCAAATTGTTCATGTATGAGTCGGGATAGATCTCGGCTTATGTCCACTGACTTCATCAATGTATCTGCCTTCGATACACTGCAACCAGTTACTTCAAACCTTTTCTCTTCGATCGGGTCACGCTCATCGAGTATGATGTGGTCGAGAAAATCAGAATAGTAGGAGGCAACGCCATAGGATGAAACTTCTATTCCTCTTGCAGCCATAAGTTTACCAGCCGGTCCGCTCACAGGTTCGTTTCCAATTATAGGACTTACTGCAATGACATTTTTATCACAGAGTATGTCACGCATTCCCGGAAGTTCAATGATAGGGCCGATACTTGTTATGGGGTTACTTGGGCCGATAAGCACTTCATCCTCATTCTCAAGTGCAGCCAGAACAGCAGGAGATATAGATGCTTTTTCTATGCCTTCCTGACATACTCCAAGAACCTCCGGTTCGCCATGTTTTCCAACCCAGAAATCCTGGAAATGCATTTTTCCTTCTGGTGTGCTTATCATGGAGGATACCGGGTCATCGGACATGGGCAGAACATTTGCTTTCACTCCGAATGACTTGCAAAGTTGAGTGATGGCTTCTGTAAGTGTCATTCCACTACGGAGGAGGTCAGATCGCATGATATGGGTTGCGCGGTCAAGGTCTCCCAGCATCATAACCTCATTGTGTCCAAGAGCTTTCATGGCTTCATGGGTTCTGTAAGTGTCACCTTTGATCCCCCACCAGCGGGAGCTGTCTATCTTGCCCGAGAACAGGTATAGTACAGTGTCAATGTCGGGGGTGATCAGGTTTCCTGATATCCATACATCCTCTGCCGTATTGACCACGACAGTGATCTCTTCTTCCGGTATAACTTCACGAAGGCCGTTCAATAGTTTGGGAGTGCCTGTGCCACC
This window contains:
- a CDS encoding DNA-directed RNA polymerase subunit L; the encoded protein is MELKIIDKTDDEMHLEIIGENHTLLNMLKSALLDDTRVQIATYDMKHVSISDPILFVKTEGVDPIEAVKDAAKSIVTHCDEFMSVFKTAVDV
- a CDS encoding exosome complex RNA-binding protein Csl4, producing MKGPEATGAPKELTKGSAKDEKEQIRSSEAGKKNMKPAKGSTEDDEMDTEDDVSTEESVFVMPGDFVGTTEEFVAGNGTYVNVADIHSLSTGYVKIDKKSRTISIVPQTSTPPEIAEGDIIVGNVVNMRDSVALVEIGAIKGKGEREFQTNGAAAIHVSNVKDSYVKNLGQEFALSDIVKAKVINTQNMRLSTDGETLGVMKAYCSRCRSDLVKDNNRLKCPECGRVERRKISSEYGTGIF
- a CDS encoding METTL5 family protein → MKQRKLEILLEQVEGFDNPSVSLEQYVTPALLAAEMLHFAYMQGDLEGTVFDLGCGTGILAIGAKLLGAEKVVGFDLDRKALEIARKNAEKLGVDVEFVHNDVFEVEGHADTVVMNPPFGAQAKGNDRPFLLSALKTSDVIYSIHNCGSHNFISKFIGDARITDWYTTAFPIKRTFKFHKKEVEMVKVEIYRIVR
- the dph2 gene encoding diphthamide biosynthesis enzyme Dph2, whose amino-acid sequence is MSEGEAFDFQLDRIISVIKDTGAKVIGLQFPEGFKRRSPGIASRIEKETGSVIFISGNPCFGACDLDVALLDKVEIMFHFGHAHLDDNKLSQKVYFIETRSDVDVKDVVKLAVNELTGQKIGLITTVQHVHKLEDAASILKEHGKECIICAGDSKIAYPGQVLGCNFSAARKEECDEYLYIGSGQFHPLGVSLATKKRVLIADPFVNELRDADNSRILRQRSAAIAKSLDAEVFGIVVSTKPGQERMALAEELKSMAKEHGKDAYIFTMDLVTPDQLLQFKVDAFVNTACPRLAIDEVGRFHSPMLTPMEFEIVLGEKQWEDLVFDEITGE
- the hpt gene encoding hypoxanthine/guanine phosphoribosyltransferase, which produces MLKILRESLLNAPIVRRGDYYYFIHPISDGVPQLEPELLEEITEHIVGIVSKDFDKILAIEAMGIPLATSISMKTGIPFSIIRKRPYGLDGEIKLSQETGYSKGELYVNDVRKGDKVLIVDDVISTGGTLVSLIKALEDIGAIITDTIVVIERGDGLSRLKDIGIDIKTLIRIDVTENGVTIEDTHE
- a CDS encoding VWA domain-containing protein, with translation MTESELVQRLRRNLPRNYGIKVMYIGVPLLGLRIPKNSVSDFSKDDTEILYDNLYKNMEQIRPDEIEDVYIVADSDHMTMEPGAFFTPLIGTSDTAVAAVFKNPQNNVPLDDAPVLTSEREETDSSLVTGPIPEAAFVDLAEKDASKYDPERSAFADILKPDTNKTKESTDEFAFESIRPPVFEESIFESSSPVCLHEPEVLVELTPKEYVHILSHNDLEEEFKFESKATSKKSGSEKLFEDLKEDKTVGKILNEFAHNSQKKRLALGRLKSGRRAEVLTKSKRGRYVRYRMPGEKITDIAIAPTVRAAAHHAKDGKIEIKKSDIREKVRRRRISSLINIVFDTSGSMDEQEKVQITTSVVLALLKDAYQRRDRVSLVTYSGRSGELVLPFTSSVEAAKRYLEKVPFGGTTPMASGLLRGLDTLLRELKKEPSAVPIMILVTDGTANSPLHLGGNIRREIIQVCKQIAENHINILVVDISDTGSRLVKEVAMQSNGSYYHPKSLSKEALYSAIKQERDQKTAFVAV
- a CDS encoding ATP-binding protein — translated: MSSSITGTIKEVPKTAEAPSQYLEDIARKATRTERVLYPISAIVGQEKMLRALILNTINPSIGGVLIRGQKGTAKSTAVRGLAEVLPEIEVVEGCKFNCDPKDPDKFCWECTEKKRKGTLNVNKRQTKVVDLPVGATEDRVVGSLDIEKAVRQGVQAFDPGILAQANRGILYVDEINLLDDFVVDALLDAAAMNVNTVEREGVSVSHPANFIIVGSMNPEEGELRPQLLDRIALQVEVTGIYDVEQRIEIVERRNGFNDDPKQFIRDYEAEQEKLRSKIVKAMQLLPRVSSTRENLRTIAEICIAFNVDGHRADIMIERAARTNAAYEGRERITNDDIIEASEMVLPHRMRKKPFEEEEFSVDQLRAVVDGNI
- the cofD gene encoding 2-phospho-L-lactate transferase; amino-acid sequence: MIIFSGGTGTPKLLNGLREVIPEEEITVVVNTAEDVWISGNLITPDIDTVLYLFSGKIDSSRWWGIKGDTYRTHEAMKALGHNEVMMLGDLDRATHIMRSDLLRSGMTLTEAITQLCKSFGVKANVLPMSDDPVSSMISTPEGKMHFQDFWVGKHGEPEVLGVCQEGIEKASISPAVLAALENEDEVLIGPSNPITSIGPIIELPGMRDILCDKNVIAVSPIIGNEPVSGPAGKLMAARGIEVSSYGVASYYSDFLDHIILDERDPIEEKRFEVTGCSVSKADTLMKSVDISRDLSRLIHEQFELM